In Cryptococcus deuterogattii R265 chromosome 4, complete sequence, a genomic segment contains:
- a CDS encoding histone H2A, with protein sequence MSSGGKGKASSEAKSSSRSSKAGLQFPVGRIHRLLKKGNYAQRIGSGAPVYLAAVLEYLAAEILELAGNAARDNKKSRIVPRHLQLAVRNDEELNKLLGSVVISQGGVLPHIMAELLPVKTKGKAKASQEV encoded by the exons ATGTCTTCTGGTGGCAAAGGCAAGGCTTCCTCTGAGGCTAAGTCCTCTTCCCGATCTTCCAAGGCCGGTCTTCAAT TCCCCGTCGGTCGTATCCACCGtcttttgaagaagggcaacTACGCCCAGCGAATCGGTTCCGGTGCACCTGTCTACCTCGCTGCTGTCCTTGAGT ACCTTGCCGCTGAAATCCTCGAGTTGGCCGGTAACGCTGCCCGAGACAACAAGAAGTCTCGTATCGTTCCCCGACACCTTCAGCTCGCCGTCCGAAACGACGAAGAGCTCAACAAGCTCCTCGGATCTGTTGTCATCTCCCAGGGTGGTGTCCTTCCTCACATTATGGCCGAGCTCCTTCCCGTCAAG ACCAAGGGAAAGGCCAAGGCTTCTCAGGAGGTGTAA